Proteins encoded together in one Benincasa hispida cultivar B227 chromosome 1, ASM972705v1, whole genome shotgun sequence window:
- the LOC120075279 gene encoding small G protein signaling modulator 1 isoform X4, whose amino-acid sequence MSSGGEADKQWTCAKAGVASLQKVGLIVRDIGEPCLSQSPIKVNRMLKPEKWLAAFDSDGKALGFQKTLKSIVLGGVDPSIRAEVWEFLLGCYAVGSTAEHRGQLRTARRERYKDLIEECRMIHSSIGTGSLAYPVGSKVMDMRTSSKDGPREAESESREVSVHNTNTVEDSFCRNNNCIDKSYTCRRESSSDSAELASIRESTDSVADGSTCCVPISGPCNCYSLKPGSEADGSAIVTENDYDFPPLPVIDLFKDNKDKNKYFLHNAKLSTQRELRFEDGSMHSFQINNNEDLVIESTASSSNNVSHPISSETEIIHLDSSDPEFQQNSLCNNKKPTVPETKYLNATVYRNNAVSEDRVSEWLWTLHRIVVDVVRTDSHLEFYEDTRNLARMSDILAVYAWVDPATGYCQGMSDLLSPFVVLFEDNADAFWCFEMLLRRMRENFQMEGPTRVMKQLEALWKILELTDKEIFTHLSHVGAESLHFAFPMLLVLFRRELSFNEALCMWEMMWAADFDESRVYSLEGSCLEALTLQLPRGSEVETNEGDMENSHINMKDTLQSTNGNLERSSCDNAGMKSTSAHAFCGLTRNLCSRNDPMKKCTVISSTKQGDDELPVYCVAAILIMNRQKIIRETRSIDDLIKIFNDKMLKISVKRCIRTAIKLRKKYFSKVIKKRSLRSRYED is encoded by the exons ATGTCTTCTGGTGGAGAAGCTGATAAGCAATGGACTTGTGCAAAAGCCGGCGTTGCCAGTTTGCAGAAAGTGGGTTTGATTGTGCGAGACATTGGCGAGCCATGCCTTTCACAATCGCCCATAAAG GTAAACAGAATGCTCAAGCCAGAGAAGTGGCTGGCGGCATTTGATAGTGATGGAAAGGCTCTTGGCTTTCAGAAGACACTCAAATCAATAGTTTTGGGG GGTGTGGATCCATCTATTAGGGCAGAAGTATGGGAATTTTTGCTTGGTTGTTATGCTGTAGGTAGCACTGCTGAGCACCGAGGCCAACTAAGAACTGCCAGAAG GGAACGTTACAAGGACCTGATAGAGGAGTGTCGGATGATACATTCTAGCATAGGAACTGGTTCTCTTGCCTACCCTGTGGGTTCTAAAGTTATGGATATGAGGACGTCATCTAAAGATGGACCAAGGGAAGCTGAGAGTGAAAGTAGAGAAGTTTCCGTTCATAATACTAATACAGTAGAAGATTCTTTTTGTAGGAATAATAATTGTATAGATAAATCATACACATGCCGAAGGGAAAGCTCGAGTGATTCAGCAGAACTTGCAAGCATTAGGGAAAGTACAGATAGTGTGGCAGATGGATCTACCTGTTGTGTCCCTATTTCTGGTCCTTGCAATTGTTATTCCCTAAAACCTGGGAGTGAAGCAGATGGATCAGCAATTGTTACAGAAAATGATTATGATTTTCCTCCTCTACCAGTCATTGACTTGTTTAAGGACAACAAAGATAAGAACAAATATTTCCTTCATAATGCCAAACTTTCAACTCAACGTGAACTGAGATTTGAAGATGGCAGCATGCACAGTTTTCAGATAAATAACAATGAAGATTTAGTTATTGAATCAACTGCCTCGTCCTCTAACAATGTTTCTCATCCCATTAGCTCTGAAACTGAAATAATACATCTTGATTCAAGTGATCCAGAATTTCAGCAGAATAGCTTGTGCAATAACAAGAAGCCAACTGTACCAGAAACGAAATACTTAAATGCAACAGTCTACCGTAATAATGCTGTCAGTGAAGACAGAGTATCTGAATGGCTTTGGACCCTGCACCGAATAG TGGTAGATGTGGTTCGAACAGATAGTCATCTTGAGTTCTATGAGGATACAAGAAACTTAGCTAGGATGTCAGATATCCTTGCAGTTTATGCATGGGTTGATCCTGCAACTGGTTATTGTCAAG GAATGAGTGACTTGCTGTCTCCTTTTGTTGTTCTATTTGAGGATAATGCTGATGCATTTTGGTGCTTCGAGATGCTCTTAAGGAGAATG CGTGAGAATTTTCAAATGGAAGGCCCAACTCGGGTGATGAAACAGTTGGAAGCATTGTGGAAAATTTTGGAACTTACTGACAAGGAAATCTTCACTCACCTGTCACATGTAGGTGCTGAGAGCCTACATTTTGCATTTCCGATGCTTTTGGTACTTTTTCGTCGGGAGTTATCATTTAATGAGGCACTTTGTATGTGGGAG ATGATGTGGGCTGCTGATTTTGATGAATCAAGAGTTTACAGTTTAGAGGGTAGTTGTCTAGAAGCATTGACATTACAACTTCCAAGAGGCTCGGAAGTGGAAACAAATGAAGGAGACATGGAGAATAGTCACATTAACATGAAAGACACCTTACAATCAACTAATGGAAATTTGGAACGTTCTTCATGTGACAATGCTGGAATGAAGTCAACATCTGCTCATGCTTTTTGTGGCTTGACAAGGAATCTTTGTTCAAGGAATGATCCTATGAAGAAGTGCACTGTAATATCATCAACTAAGCAGGGTGATGACGAGCTTCCTGTTTATTGTGTTGCAGCAATCCTTATAATGAATCGCCAAAAGATAATTAGAGAAACACGTTCTATTGATGATCTGATAAAG
- the LOC120075279 gene encoding small G protein signaling modulator 1 isoform X6 — protein sequence MSSGGEADKQWTCAKAGVASLQKVGLIVRDIGEPCLSQSPIKGVDPSIRAEVWEFLLGCYAVGSTAEHRGQLRTARRERYKDLIEECRMIHSSIGTGSLAYPVGSKVMDMRTSSKDGPREAESESREVSVHNTNTVEDSFCRNNNCIDKSYTCRRESSSDSAELASIRESTDSVADGSTCCVPISGPCNCYSLKPGSEADGSAIVTENDYDFPPLPVIDLFKDNKDKNKYFLHNAKLSTQRELRFEDGSMHSFQINNNEDLVIESTASSSNNVSHPISSETEIIHLDSSDPEFQQNSLCNNKKPTVPETKYLNATVYRNNAVSEDRVSEWLWTLHRIVVDVVRTDSHLEFYEDTRNLARMSDILAVYAWVDPATGYCQGMSDLLSPFVVLFEDNADAFWCFEMLLRRMRENFQMEGPTRVMKQLEALWKILELTDKEIFTHLSHVGAESLHFAFPMLLVLFRRELSFNEALCMWEMMWAADFDESRVYSLEGSCLEALTLQLPRGSEVETNEGDMENSHINMKDTLQSTNGNLERSSCDNAGMKSTSAHAFCGLTRNLCSRNDPMKKCTVISSTKQGDDELPVYCVAAILIMNRQKIIRETRSIDDLIKIFNDKMLKISVKRCIRTAIKLRKKYFSKVIKKRSLRSRYED from the exons ATGTCTTCTGGTGGAGAAGCTGATAAGCAATGGACTTGTGCAAAAGCCGGCGTTGCCAGTTTGCAGAAAGTGGGTTTGATTGTGCGAGACATTGGCGAGCCATGCCTTTCACAATCGCCCATAAAG GGTGTGGATCCATCTATTAGGGCAGAAGTATGGGAATTTTTGCTTGGTTGTTATGCTGTAGGTAGCACTGCTGAGCACCGAGGCCAACTAAGAACTGCCAGAAG GGAACGTTACAAGGACCTGATAGAGGAGTGTCGGATGATACATTCTAGCATAGGAACTGGTTCTCTTGCCTACCCTGTGGGTTCTAAAGTTATGGATATGAGGACGTCATCTAAAGATGGACCAAGGGAAGCTGAGAGTGAAAGTAGAGAAGTTTCCGTTCATAATACTAATACAGTAGAAGATTCTTTTTGTAGGAATAATAATTGTATAGATAAATCATACACATGCCGAAGGGAAAGCTCGAGTGATTCAGCAGAACTTGCAAGCATTAGGGAAAGTACAGATAGTGTGGCAGATGGATCTACCTGTTGTGTCCCTATTTCTGGTCCTTGCAATTGTTATTCCCTAAAACCTGGGAGTGAAGCAGATGGATCAGCAATTGTTACAGAAAATGATTATGATTTTCCTCCTCTACCAGTCATTGACTTGTTTAAGGACAACAAAGATAAGAACAAATATTTCCTTCATAATGCCAAACTTTCAACTCAACGTGAACTGAGATTTGAAGATGGCAGCATGCACAGTTTTCAGATAAATAACAATGAAGATTTAGTTATTGAATCAACTGCCTCGTCCTCTAACAATGTTTCTCATCCCATTAGCTCTGAAACTGAAATAATACATCTTGATTCAAGTGATCCAGAATTTCAGCAGAATAGCTTGTGCAATAACAAGAAGCCAACTGTACCAGAAACGAAATACTTAAATGCAACAGTCTACCGTAATAATGCTGTCAGTGAAGACAGAGTATCTGAATGGCTTTGGACCCTGCACCGAATAG TGGTAGATGTGGTTCGAACAGATAGTCATCTTGAGTTCTATGAGGATACAAGAAACTTAGCTAGGATGTCAGATATCCTTGCAGTTTATGCATGGGTTGATCCTGCAACTGGTTATTGTCAAG GAATGAGTGACTTGCTGTCTCCTTTTGTTGTTCTATTTGAGGATAATGCTGATGCATTTTGGTGCTTCGAGATGCTCTTAAGGAGAATG CGTGAGAATTTTCAAATGGAAGGCCCAACTCGGGTGATGAAACAGTTGGAAGCATTGTGGAAAATTTTGGAACTTACTGACAAGGAAATCTTCACTCACCTGTCACATGTAGGTGCTGAGAGCCTACATTTTGCATTTCCGATGCTTTTGGTACTTTTTCGTCGGGAGTTATCATTTAATGAGGCACTTTGTATGTGGGAG ATGATGTGGGCTGCTGATTTTGATGAATCAAGAGTTTACAGTTTAGAGGGTAGTTGTCTAGAAGCATTGACATTACAACTTCCAAGAGGCTCGGAAGTGGAAACAAATGAAGGAGACATGGAGAATAGTCACATTAACATGAAAGACACCTTACAATCAACTAATGGAAATTTGGAACGTTCTTCATGTGACAATGCTGGAATGAAGTCAACATCTGCTCATGCTTTTTGTGGCTTGACAAGGAATCTTTGTTCAAGGAATGATCCTATGAAGAAGTGCACTGTAATATCATCAACTAAGCAGGGTGATGACGAGCTTCCTGTTTATTGTGTTGCAGCAATCCTTATAATGAATCGCCAAAAGATAATTAGAGAAACACGTTCTATTGATGATCTGATAAAG
- the LOC120075279 gene encoding small G protein signaling modulator 1 isoform X2: MSSGGEADKQWTCAKAGVASLQKVGLIVRDIGEPCLSQSPIKCSCKIWSAVPMVQVNRMLKPEKWLAAFDSDGKALGFQKTLKSIVLGGVDPSIRAEVWEFLLGCYAVGSTAEHRGQLRTARRERYKDLIEECRMIHSSIGTGSLAYPVGSKVMDMRTSSKDGPREAESESREVSVHNTNTVEDSFCRNNNCIDKSYTCRRESSSDSAELASIRESTDSVADGSTCCVPISGPCNCYSLKPGSEADGSAIVTENDYDFPPLPVIDLFKDNKDKNKYFLHNAKLSTQRELRFEDGSMHSFQINNNEDLVIESTASSSNNVSHPISSETEIIHLDSSDPEFQQNSLCNNKKPTVPETKYLNATVYRNNAVSEDRVSEWLWTLHRIVVDVVRTDSHLEFYEDTRNLARMSDILAVYAWVDPATGYCQGMSDLLSPFVVLFEDNADAFWCFEMLLRRMRENFQMEGPTRVMKQLEALWKILELTDKEIFTHLSHVGAESLHFAFPMLLVLFRRELSFNEALCMWEMMWAADFDESRVYSLEGSCLEALTLQLPRGSEVETNEGDMENSHINMKDTLQSTNGNLERSSCDNAGMKSTSAHAFCGLTRNLCSRNDPMKKCTVISSTKQGDDELPVYCVAAILIMNRQKIIRETRSIDDLIKIFNDKMLKISVKRCIRTAIKLRKKYFSKVIKKRSLRSRYED; this comes from the exons ATGTCTTCTGGTGGAGAAGCTGATAAGCAATGGACTTGTGCAAAAGCCGGCGTTGCCAGTTTGCAGAAAGTGGGTTTGATTGTGCGAGACATTGGCGAGCCATGCCTTTCACAATCGCCCATAAAG tgTTCATGCAAAATTTGGAGCGCTGTTCCCATGGTGCAGGTAAACAGAATGCTCAAGCCAGAGAAGTGGCTGGCGGCATTTGATAGTGATGGAAAGGCTCTTGGCTTTCAGAAGACACTCAAATCAATAGTTTTGGGG GGTGTGGATCCATCTATTAGGGCAGAAGTATGGGAATTTTTGCTTGGTTGTTATGCTGTAGGTAGCACTGCTGAGCACCGAGGCCAACTAAGAACTGCCAGAAG GGAACGTTACAAGGACCTGATAGAGGAGTGTCGGATGATACATTCTAGCATAGGAACTGGTTCTCTTGCCTACCCTGTGGGTTCTAAAGTTATGGATATGAGGACGTCATCTAAAGATGGACCAAGGGAAGCTGAGAGTGAAAGTAGAGAAGTTTCCGTTCATAATACTAATACAGTAGAAGATTCTTTTTGTAGGAATAATAATTGTATAGATAAATCATACACATGCCGAAGGGAAAGCTCGAGTGATTCAGCAGAACTTGCAAGCATTAGGGAAAGTACAGATAGTGTGGCAGATGGATCTACCTGTTGTGTCCCTATTTCTGGTCCTTGCAATTGTTATTCCCTAAAACCTGGGAGTGAAGCAGATGGATCAGCAATTGTTACAGAAAATGATTATGATTTTCCTCCTCTACCAGTCATTGACTTGTTTAAGGACAACAAAGATAAGAACAAATATTTCCTTCATAATGCCAAACTTTCAACTCAACGTGAACTGAGATTTGAAGATGGCAGCATGCACAGTTTTCAGATAAATAACAATGAAGATTTAGTTATTGAATCAACTGCCTCGTCCTCTAACAATGTTTCTCATCCCATTAGCTCTGAAACTGAAATAATACATCTTGATTCAAGTGATCCAGAATTTCAGCAGAATAGCTTGTGCAATAACAAGAAGCCAACTGTACCAGAAACGAAATACTTAAATGCAACAGTCTACCGTAATAATGCTGTCAGTGAAGACAGAGTATCTGAATGGCTTTGGACCCTGCACCGAATAG TGGTAGATGTGGTTCGAACAGATAGTCATCTTGAGTTCTATGAGGATACAAGAAACTTAGCTAGGATGTCAGATATCCTTGCAGTTTATGCATGGGTTGATCCTGCAACTGGTTATTGTCAAG GAATGAGTGACTTGCTGTCTCCTTTTGTTGTTCTATTTGAGGATAATGCTGATGCATTTTGGTGCTTCGAGATGCTCTTAAGGAGAATG CGTGAGAATTTTCAAATGGAAGGCCCAACTCGGGTGATGAAACAGTTGGAAGCATTGTGGAAAATTTTGGAACTTACTGACAAGGAAATCTTCACTCACCTGTCACATGTAGGTGCTGAGAGCCTACATTTTGCATTTCCGATGCTTTTGGTACTTTTTCGTCGGGAGTTATCATTTAATGAGGCACTTTGTATGTGGGAG ATGATGTGGGCTGCTGATTTTGATGAATCAAGAGTTTACAGTTTAGAGGGTAGTTGTCTAGAAGCATTGACATTACAACTTCCAAGAGGCTCGGAAGTGGAAACAAATGAAGGAGACATGGAGAATAGTCACATTAACATGAAAGACACCTTACAATCAACTAATGGAAATTTGGAACGTTCTTCATGTGACAATGCTGGAATGAAGTCAACATCTGCTCATGCTTTTTGTGGCTTGACAAGGAATCTTTGTTCAAGGAATGATCCTATGAAGAAGTGCACTGTAATATCATCAACTAAGCAGGGTGATGACGAGCTTCCTGTTTATTGTGTTGCAGCAATCCTTATAATGAATCGCCAAAAGATAATTAGAGAAACACGTTCTATTGATGATCTGATAAAG
- the LOC120075279 gene encoding small G protein signaling modulator 1 isoform X5 has translation MSSGGEADKQWTCAKAGVASLQKVGLIVRDIGEPCLSQSPIKVVITGVDPSIRAEVWEFLLGCYAVGSTAEHRGQLRTARRERYKDLIEECRMIHSSIGTGSLAYPVGSKVMDMRTSSKDGPREAESESREVSVHNTNTVEDSFCRNNNCIDKSYTCRRESSSDSAELASIRESTDSVADGSTCCVPISGPCNCYSLKPGSEADGSAIVTENDYDFPPLPVIDLFKDNKDKNKYFLHNAKLSTQRELRFEDGSMHSFQINNNEDLVIESTASSSNNVSHPISSETEIIHLDSSDPEFQQNSLCNNKKPTVPETKYLNATVYRNNAVSEDRVSEWLWTLHRIVVDVVRTDSHLEFYEDTRNLARMSDILAVYAWVDPATGYCQGMSDLLSPFVVLFEDNADAFWCFEMLLRRMRENFQMEGPTRVMKQLEALWKILELTDKEIFTHLSHVGAESLHFAFPMLLVLFRRELSFNEALCMWEMMWAADFDESRVYSLEGSCLEALTLQLPRGSEVETNEGDMENSHINMKDTLQSTNGNLERSSCDNAGMKSTSAHAFCGLTRNLCSRNDPMKKCTVISSTKQGDDELPVYCVAAILIMNRQKIIRETRSIDDLIKIFNDKMLKISVKRCIRTAIKLRKKYFSKVIKKRSLRSRYED, from the exons ATGTCTTCTGGTGGAGAAGCTGATAAGCAATGGACTTGTGCAAAAGCCGGCGTTGCCAGTTTGCAGAAAGTGGGTTTGATTGTGCGAGACATTGGCGAGCCATGCCTTTCACAATCGCCCATAAAGGTTGTTATAACT GGTGTGGATCCATCTATTAGGGCAGAAGTATGGGAATTTTTGCTTGGTTGTTATGCTGTAGGTAGCACTGCTGAGCACCGAGGCCAACTAAGAACTGCCAGAAG GGAACGTTACAAGGACCTGATAGAGGAGTGTCGGATGATACATTCTAGCATAGGAACTGGTTCTCTTGCCTACCCTGTGGGTTCTAAAGTTATGGATATGAGGACGTCATCTAAAGATGGACCAAGGGAAGCTGAGAGTGAAAGTAGAGAAGTTTCCGTTCATAATACTAATACAGTAGAAGATTCTTTTTGTAGGAATAATAATTGTATAGATAAATCATACACATGCCGAAGGGAAAGCTCGAGTGATTCAGCAGAACTTGCAAGCATTAGGGAAAGTACAGATAGTGTGGCAGATGGATCTACCTGTTGTGTCCCTATTTCTGGTCCTTGCAATTGTTATTCCCTAAAACCTGGGAGTGAAGCAGATGGATCAGCAATTGTTACAGAAAATGATTATGATTTTCCTCCTCTACCAGTCATTGACTTGTTTAAGGACAACAAAGATAAGAACAAATATTTCCTTCATAATGCCAAACTTTCAACTCAACGTGAACTGAGATTTGAAGATGGCAGCATGCACAGTTTTCAGATAAATAACAATGAAGATTTAGTTATTGAATCAACTGCCTCGTCCTCTAACAATGTTTCTCATCCCATTAGCTCTGAAACTGAAATAATACATCTTGATTCAAGTGATCCAGAATTTCAGCAGAATAGCTTGTGCAATAACAAGAAGCCAACTGTACCAGAAACGAAATACTTAAATGCAACAGTCTACCGTAATAATGCTGTCAGTGAAGACAGAGTATCTGAATGGCTTTGGACCCTGCACCGAATAG TGGTAGATGTGGTTCGAACAGATAGTCATCTTGAGTTCTATGAGGATACAAGAAACTTAGCTAGGATGTCAGATATCCTTGCAGTTTATGCATGGGTTGATCCTGCAACTGGTTATTGTCAAG GAATGAGTGACTTGCTGTCTCCTTTTGTTGTTCTATTTGAGGATAATGCTGATGCATTTTGGTGCTTCGAGATGCTCTTAAGGAGAATG CGTGAGAATTTTCAAATGGAAGGCCCAACTCGGGTGATGAAACAGTTGGAAGCATTGTGGAAAATTTTGGAACTTACTGACAAGGAAATCTTCACTCACCTGTCACATGTAGGTGCTGAGAGCCTACATTTTGCATTTCCGATGCTTTTGGTACTTTTTCGTCGGGAGTTATCATTTAATGAGGCACTTTGTATGTGGGAG ATGATGTGGGCTGCTGATTTTGATGAATCAAGAGTTTACAGTTTAGAGGGTAGTTGTCTAGAAGCATTGACATTACAACTTCCAAGAGGCTCGGAAGTGGAAACAAATGAAGGAGACATGGAGAATAGTCACATTAACATGAAAGACACCTTACAATCAACTAATGGAAATTTGGAACGTTCTTCATGTGACAATGCTGGAATGAAGTCAACATCTGCTCATGCTTTTTGTGGCTTGACAAGGAATCTTTGTTCAAGGAATGATCCTATGAAGAAGTGCACTGTAATATCATCAACTAAGCAGGGTGATGACGAGCTTCCTGTTTATTGTGTTGCAGCAATCCTTATAATGAATCGCCAAAAGATAATTAGAGAAACACGTTCTATTGATGATCTGATAAAG
- the LOC120075279 gene encoding small G protein signaling modulator 1 isoform X1, with translation MSSGGEADKQWTCAKAGVASLQKVGLIVRDIGEPCLSQSPIKVVITCSCKIWSAVPMVQVNRMLKPEKWLAAFDSDGKALGFQKTLKSIVLGGVDPSIRAEVWEFLLGCYAVGSTAEHRGQLRTARRERYKDLIEECRMIHSSIGTGSLAYPVGSKVMDMRTSSKDGPREAESESREVSVHNTNTVEDSFCRNNNCIDKSYTCRRESSSDSAELASIRESTDSVADGSTCCVPISGPCNCYSLKPGSEADGSAIVTENDYDFPPLPVIDLFKDNKDKNKYFLHNAKLSTQRELRFEDGSMHSFQINNNEDLVIESTASSSNNVSHPISSETEIIHLDSSDPEFQQNSLCNNKKPTVPETKYLNATVYRNNAVSEDRVSEWLWTLHRIVVDVVRTDSHLEFYEDTRNLARMSDILAVYAWVDPATGYCQGMSDLLSPFVVLFEDNADAFWCFEMLLRRMRENFQMEGPTRVMKQLEALWKILELTDKEIFTHLSHVGAESLHFAFPMLLVLFRRELSFNEALCMWEMMWAADFDESRVYSLEGSCLEALTLQLPRGSEVETNEGDMENSHINMKDTLQSTNGNLERSSCDNAGMKSTSAHAFCGLTRNLCSRNDPMKKCTVISSTKQGDDELPVYCVAAILIMNRQKIIRETRSIDDLIKIFNDKMLKISVKRCIRTAIKLRKKYFSKVIKKRSLRSRYED, from the exons ATGTCTTCTGGTGGAGAAGCTGATAAGCAATGGACTTGTGCAAAAGCCGGCGTTGCCAGTTTGCAGAAAGTGGGTTTGATTGTGCGAGACATTGGCGAGCCATGCCTTTCACAATCGCCCATAAAGGTTGTTATAACT tgTTCATGCAAAATTTGGAGCGCTGTTCCCATGGTGCAGGTAAACAGAATGCTCAAGCCAGAGAAGTGGCTGGCGGCATTTGATAGTGATGGAAAGGCTCTTGGCTTTCAGAAGACACTCAAATCAATAGTTTTGGGG GGTGTGGATCCATCTATTAGGGCAGAAGTATGGGAATTTTTGCTTGGTTGTTATGCTGTAGGTAGCACTGCTGAGCACCGAGGCCAACTAAGAACTGCCAGAAG GGAACGTTACAAGGACCTGATAGAGGAGTGTCGGATGATACATTCTAGCATAGGAACTGGTTCTCTTGCCTACCCTGTGGGTTCTAAAGTTATGGATATGAGGACGTCATCTAAAGATGGACCAAGGGAAGCTGAGAGTGAAAGTAGAGAAGTTTCCGTTCATAATACTAATACAGTAGAAGATTCTTTTTGTAGGAATAATAATTGTATAGATAAATCATACACATGCCGAAGGGAAAGCTCGAGTGATTCAGCAGAACTTGCAAGCATTAGGGAAAGTACAGATAGTGTGGCAGATGGATCTACCTGTTGTGTCCCTATTTCTGGTCCTTGCAATTGTTATTCCCTAAAACCTGGGAGTGAAGCAGATGGATCAGCAATTGTTACAGAAAATGATTATGATTTTCCTCCTCTACCAGTCATTGACTTGTTTAAGGACAACAAAGATAAGAACAAATATTTCCTTCATAATGCCAAACTTTCAACTCAACGTGAACTGAGATTTGAAGATGGCAGCATGCACAGTTTTCAGATAAATAACAATGAAGATTTAGTTATTGAATCAACTGCCTCGTCCTCTAACAATGTTTCTCATCCCATTAGCTCTGAAACTGAAATAATACATCTTGATTCAAGTGATCCAGAATTTCAGCAGAATAGCTTGTGCAATAACAAGAAGCCAACTGTACCAGAAACGAAATACTTAAATGCAACAGTCTACCGTAATAATGCTGTCAGTGAAGACAGAGTATCTGAATGGCTTTGGACCCTGCACCGAATAG TGGTAGATGTGGTTCGAACAGATAGTCATCTTGAGTTCTATGAGGATACAAGAAACTTAGCTAGGATGTCAGATATCCTTGCAGTTTATGCATGGGTTGATCCTGCAACTGGTTATTGTCAAG GAATGAGTGACTTGCTGTCTCCTTTTGTTGTTCTATTTGAGGATAATGCTGATGCATTTTGGTGCTTCGAGATGCTCTTAAGGAGAATG CGTGAGAATTTTCAAATGGAAGGCCCAACTCGGGTGATGAAACAGTTGGAAGCATTGTGGAAAATTTTGGAACTTACTGACAAGGAAATCTTCACTCACCTGTCACATGTAGGTGCTGAGAGCCTACATTTTGCATTTCCGATGCTTTTGGTACTTTTTCGTCGGGAGTTATCATTTAATGAGGCACTTTGTATGTGGGAG ATGATGTGGGCTGCTGATTTTGATGAATCAAGAGTTTACAGTTTAGAGGGTAGTTGTCTAGAAGCATTGACATTACAACTTCCAAGAGGCTCGGAAGTGGAAACAAATGAAGGAGACATGGAGAATAGTCACATTAACATGAAAGACACCTTACAATCAACTAATGGAAATTTGGAACGTTCTTCATGTGACAATGCTGGAATGAAGTCAACATCTGCTCATGCTTTTTGTGGCTTGACAAGGAATCTTTGTTCAAGGAATGATCCTATGAAGAAGTGCACTGTAATATCATCAACTAAGCAGGGTGATGACGAGCTTCCTGTTTATTGTGTTGCAGCAATCCTTATAATGAATCGCCAAAAGATAATTAGAGAAACACGTTCTATTGATGATCTGATAAAG